In the genome of Mucisphaera calidilacus, one region contains:
- a CDS encoding class I SAM-dependent methyltransferase yields the protein MPNAQTFWEKSARKYDAQTRKGPNFAARIQRCADWLGPDARVLDAGCASGHITLDLAPHVSHVLGVDIAQTHIDLAAERAAERGLTNAEFVCAPIDDPRFDQLAGTLDGITCFALLHLVDDPKATLARFHQLLKPNGQLILEAPCLSDYSFAIRWLIVVMQWVGKAPPIVNFTLAELEAMIRDAGFEVLESTVHNPKSGQQAIHARKPA from the coding sequence ATGCCCAACGCACAGACCTTCTGGGAAAAATCAGCCCGCAAGTACGACGCCCAGACAAGGAAAGGGCCCAACTTCGCCGCGCGTATCCAACGCTGCGCCGACTGGCTCGGCCCCGACGCCCGCGTCCTCGACGCCGGCTGCGCCTCCGGGCACATAACCCTCGACCTCGCGCCCCACGTGAGCCACGTCCTAGGCGTCGACATCGCACAGACCCACATCGACCTCGCCGCCGAACGCGCCGCCGAACGCGGCCTCACCAACGCCGAGTTCGTCTGCGCCCCCATCGACGACCCACGCTTCGACCAGCTCGCCGGCACCCTCGATGGCATCACCTGCTTCGCACTGCTCCACCTCGTCGACGACCCCAAAGCCACGCTCGCCCGCTTCCACCAGCTGCTCAAGCCCAACGGCCAACTGATCCTCGAAGCCCCCTGCCTGTCGGACTACAGCTTCGCCATCCGCTGGCTCATCGTCGTCATGCAGTGGGTCGGTAAGGCACCGCCCATCGTCAACTTCACCCTCGCCGAACTCGAAGCCATGATCCGCGACGCCGGCTTCGAGGTCCTCGAATCGACCGTCCACAACCCCAAGTCCGGCCAGCAGGCCATCCACGCCCGCAAACCCGCCTGA
- a CDS encoding transposase: protein MPTYFITWTTRGTRLAGDPRGSVDEDHRTPGKPLADVNPRRVAAVRSRLKHPPLILSSSQRQLLDRTIQEHCIFRGWSLHALNVRTNHIHVVLTASDPPETVMQKLKIRCTLILNEHGHNTPKPWTDHGSTRWIDSEGSLQLAIRYVMEIQDKPRFTTN from the coding sequence ATGCCGACCTACTTCATCACATGGACCACACGAGGAACCAGACTCGCAGGAGACCCGCGTGGCTCTGTCGATGAAGACCACCGTACGCCCGGCAAACCACTGGCTGATGTCAACCCACGTCGTGTCGCTGCCGTCAGATCACGCCTCAAACACCCCCCTCTCATCCTCTCCAGCAGCCAACGGCAACTGCTCGATCGCACCATCCAGGAGCACTGCATCTTCCGAGGCTGGTCACTCCACGCGCTCAATGTTCGCACCAACCACATCCACGTGGTCCTCACCGCATCCGATCCACCCGAAACCGTCATGCAGAAACTCAAGATCCGCTGCACGCTGATTCTCAATGAGCATGGCCACAACACCCCCAAACCCTGGACCGACCATGGCTCCACACGCTGGATCGACTCCGAAGGCAGTCTCCAACTCGCGATCCGGTACGTCATGGAGATCCAAGACAAGCCGCGTTTCACCACAAACTGA
- a CDS encoding dockerin type I domain-containing protein — translation MNTQRLATACVLVLSTGSIALAQQVAYSVNVVGVQESKYEADTSSILSVPFEAAELNLDNILARDETDQGEFFTVNATLGILRTPDGQFFYSNPFPLSFGLIGKQPGDTFGSWPIHIEPFQATIETDDELTYQLQVPLDHPPIGEYTVWPDPTESFRLTLSSFTTDFDVDVVVASVSTGLGRATIQWHHGPLHQPMAADFNRDANVNLLDLSILAANFNPPRREPGDQLTIGKTFEQGDANGDGFVDLLDLSVLASTFGNSVPGLTGGSRGSVPEPASALLLTLGLACLRRQG, via the coding sequence ATGAACACCCAACGTCTCGCCACGGCCTGCGTCCTCGTCCTGAGCACCGGATCGATCGCCCTCGCGCAGCAGGTCGCCTACTCCGTCAACGTCGTCGGCGTGCAGGAGAGCAAGTACGAGGCGGACACGTCGTCCATCCTCAGCGTCCCGTTCGAGGCCGCAGAACTCAACCTCGACAACATCCTCGCTCGAGATGAGACCGATCAGGGCGAGTTCTTTACCGTCAACGCCACCCTTGGCATCCTCCGTACCCCCGACGGACAGTTCTTCTACAGCAATCCCTTCCCCCTCTCCTTCGGCCTCATCGGCAAGCAGCCCGGCGACACGTTCGGTTCCTGGCCGATCCATATCGAACCATTTCAGGCCACCATCGAGACCGATGATGAACTGACCTATCAACTGCAGGTACCGCTCGATCACCCCCCGATCGGCGAGTACACCGTCTGGCCCGACCCGACCGAGTCTTTCCGACTGACTCTCTCATCGTTCACAACTGACTTCGATGTCGATGTCGTCGTCGCAAGCGTCAGCACCGGTTTAGGACGAGCCACAATTCAGTGGCACCACGGTCCTCTACACCAACCGATGGCCGCCGACTTCAACCGCGACGCCAATGTCAACCTACTCGACCTCTCCATCCTCGCCGCCAACTTCAACCCGCCCCGACGCGAGCCCGGCGACCAACTCACCATCGGCAAGACCTTCGAACAGGGCGACGCCAACGGCGACGGCTTCGTCGACCTGCTCGACCTCTCCGTCCTCGCATCCACCTTCGGCAATTCCGTCCCGGGGCTCACCGGCGGCAGCCGGGGTAGCGTCCCCGAACCCGCCTCCGCCCTGCTGCTCACCCTCGGACTCGCCTGCCTCCGACGCCAGGGCTGA